In Terriglobia bacterium, the following are encoded in one genomic region:
- a CDS encoding outer membrane beta-barrel protein has protein sequence MKNFRSFLLLTFFLVAVSAFADEDVTIFGAVQHEGKLTLQSAQSTATTTGNFNPSNFGVFGARFSHGKIFGGEHTFAYASDFLGGGAKAFIYNSDFMLQAPLPRIRPYAVAGLGTIITWGSNSAGQPDLSKIGTKFALNYGGGLKIFPAGPVGVRFDIRGYAIPSASFNLPAALNAGNQSIIATVKSQSQTLNLLEVG, from the coding sequence ATGAAAAACTTCCGATCTTTTCTCTTGTTGACGTTCTTCCTTGTCGCGGTTTCAGCGTTTGCCGACGAGGATGTAACGATATTCGGCGCTGTCCAACACGAGGGAAAGCTGACGTTACAGTCCGCGCAATCCACGGCTACTACTACCGGCAACTTCAATCCGTCAAACTTCGGCGTGTTCGGCGCCCGCTTCAGCCACGGCAAGATTTTCGGCGGCGAGCATACCTTCGCGTACGCGTCTGATTTTCTGGGCGGCGGTGCCAAAGCATTCATTTATAACAGTGATTTCATGTTGCAGGCTCCTTTGCCGAGGATACGGCCATATGCCGTCGCGGGTCTGGGAACGATCATTACCTGGGGCTCGAATTCCGCAGGGCAGCCGGATCTTTCCAAAATCGGGACGAAATTCGCTCTGAACTACGGCGGCGGTCTGAAAATTTTTCCTGCCGGGCCGGTCGGGGTACGATTCGACATTCGCGGCTACGCGATTCCAAGCGCCTCGTTCAATCTTCCCGCTGCGCTGAATGCCGGGAACCAGTCCATTATTGCGACCGTGAAGAGCCAGAGTCAGACCTTGAATTTGCTGGAAGTAGGTC
- a CDS encoding tetratricopeptide repeat protein has product MKAISAVLLVFTISTAAIAQIEEARQAMDRGENVRAINILSDALASKPTPDIYLELANAYGRTKDYQRAEDTLREGSKRYPHDARFHNQLADLFLDNNDSEAAKSELHSALSVDPNNNYASDLLATIDMSEGEVQSALRSWNKGGRPLINDILHNYYLRFGSWVVRDAVAFHPSGVLSYSEWKTTESRLFETENFTNAGLEIEPTQVPDQYNAVVRTTTKSNSLSNIAFDLLKGAPIETSYFDLWNIGNSGLNFNSDYRWETGRRRADAQFKMPIPVPGLLYLEAGDTWRFERWDLTTIQPQNKAQALFDYKSIGPRIHITAIPQYRLELGAGFEYRNRNAKGTLPQLFTGERKMGMLTADASLRLIDRRYENRLHLEGFASRRSIIGDTQFSGGTAQLDNRLTLSKDTRTYLDWTVKGGTSRGNLPVEQYFMLGLDIYSENPLRAHRIQDHGHYGTGPMGTDFVLVNNDIERRLATIPFFNTFDIPYVTVKWQAFFDGAKTWDRNHIFDEGRLLLDVGGGVRFETPTHALNLIYGRSLRDGQNLFFAYYERRLW; this is encoded by the coding sequence ATGAAGGCTATTTCCGCGGTACTGCTGGTTTTCACAATCTCGACGGCCGCCATTGCTCAAATCGAAGAGGCTCGCCAGGCCATGGACCGGGGCGAGAACGTCCGCGCGATCAACATCCTGTCGGACGCTCTGGCAAGCAAACCCACGCCGGACATCTATCTGGAACTCGCCAACGCCTATGGCCGCACAAAGGATTACCAGCGCGCCGAGGATACGCTGCGGGAAGGCAGCAAGCGCTATCCCCACGACGCCCGTTTCCACAATCAACTGGCGGACCTTTTTCTGGATAACAACGACAGCGAAGCCGCGAAATCGGAGCTTCATAGCGCCCTGTCGGTCGATCCCAATAACAACTATGCTTCAGATCTTCTCGCGACGATCGACATGTCGGAAGGAGAAGTCCAGTCGGCGTTACGCTCCTGGAACAAGGGCGGCCGCCCGCTGATCAACGACATTCTCCACAATTACTACCTGAGGTTCGGTTCGTGGGTGGTGCGGGATGCGGTTGCGTTTCACCCGAGCGGCGTGCTCTCGTACTCGGAATGGAAAACGACGGAATCGCGTCTGTTCGAAACCGAAAACTTTACGAACGCCGGACTCGAGATCGAACCGACTCAGGTTCCGGACCAATACAATGCCGTCGTCCGCACCACCACCAAATCCAATTCCCTTTCAAACATCGCATTCGACCTTCTGAAAGGCGCGCCGATCGAAACCTCGTATTTCGATCTCTGGAATATCGGGAACAGCGGTTTGAACTTCAACAGCGATTACCGCTGGGAAACCGGCCGCAGGCGCGCCGATGCTCAATTCAAGATGCCGATCCCCGTTCCGGGCCTGCTTTATCTCGAAGCCGGCGATACCTGGAGATTCGAGCGCTGGGATTTAACAACCATTCAACCGCAAAACAAGGCGCAAGCCCTCTTCGACTACAAGTCCATCGGGCCTCGCATTCACATCACAGCAATTCCTCAGTATCGCCTGGAGCTGGGAGCCGGATTTGAATACCGGAACCGGAATGCGAAAGGCACTCTGCCGCAGCTGTTCACCGGCGAACGCAAGATGGGGATGCTGACGGCCGATGCGAGCCTGCGTCTCATCGATAGACGCTATGAGAACCGGCTCCATCTGGAAGGCTTTGCGTCGCGCCGCTCCATTATCGGCGATACGCAGTTCTCCGGCGGCACCGCCCAACTCGACAACCGCCTCACCTTGTCGAAAGATACGCGCACGTATCTGGACTGGACGGTAAAGGGCGGCACTTCACGCGGAAACCTGCCGGTCGAGCAGTACTTCATGCTGGGGCTGGATATCTACAGCGAGAATCCGCTGCGCGCCCACAGGATCCAGGATCATGGCCACTATGGAACGGGACCGATGGGAACCGACTTCGTATTGGTGAATAACGATATCGAGCGCCGTCTCGCGACCATCCCTTTCTTCAACACATTCGATATCCCCTACGTCACCGTGAAATGGCAGGCGTTCTTCGATGGCGCCAAAACCTGGGACCGGAATCATATTTTCGATGAAGGCAGACTGCTGCTCGATGTGGGCGGGGGCGTCCGCTTCGAGACTCCGACTCACGCCCTGAACCTGATCTACGGCAGATCCCTTCGCGACGGGCAGAATCTTTTCTTTGCGTATTATGAGAGACGGCTTTGGTGA